Part of the Nitrosopumilus sp. genome, TGCAATACAGTGAAGCAGAATATTTCAGAAGAAGTCTTGAAGAATCTGGTGCATTGAAAAGAAGTGTTCTATTTCTAAATACAGCAGACGATCCTGCAATTGAAAGAATCATTACTCCTCGTGTAGCTTTAACCGTAGCAGAATATTTGGCATTTGAGTTAGGAATGCACGTACTAGTTGTAATTACTGATATGACAAACTATGCAGAAGCATTAAGAGAAATTAGTGCAGCAAGAGAAGAAGTTCCTGGAAGAAAAGGATATCCTGGTTATCTTTACACTGACCTTTCAACACTTTATGAAAGAGCAGGAAAACTCAATGGAAGAAAAGGTAGTGTTACACAAGTTCCAATTTTGTCAATGCCTTCTGATGATATTACTCACCCAATTCCTGACCTTACTGGTTACATTACTGAGGGACAAATAGTAGTTGGTAGAGATTTATTCAGACAAGGAGTTTATCCACCAATCAATATTTTGATGAGTCTTAGTAGATTGATGAAAGACGGTATTGGTGAAGGAAGTACTAGAGAAGATCACGGTGAGATTTCTAACCAGGTTTATGATGCATATTCTCGAGCTCAAGAAGTAAGAGCACTAGCTGGTATTGTAGGAAAAGCAGGTTTAACTGAAATTGATCTCAAATATTTGGATCTTGGAGATACGTTTGAAAAAGAATTCCTTACACAAGCAACTGATGAAAACAGAACAATTGAAGAAACCCTTGCTCTCATGTGGAAGATTGTCTCAAAATTACCAAAGAATGAGATTACTAAAATCAAAGACAAGTACGTAGAACAATATTACAAGGAAGAGTAACTAAATGTCATTTGGACAAAACGTTGCAGCAACAAAGATTGAACTTTTCAAATACAAAAAATCCAGTCAAATAGCCGTAATGGTTCAGCAAATTCTAGATGATAAACGTAAAGTTCTATTAAAAAATATTGAAGAGATGATCCAAGAAGCATCTAAAGCAAGAGGTGGTATTTGGGAACCTTTGCAAGATATTTACAAATCAGTAAATGAAGCTTATCTTGCATTAGGAACAAACACTGTTGACTCTGTAGCAGAATCTACTCCACCCGTAATGGAAGTAGACGTTCATGTTAGAAGAGTTGTTGATGTTAAAATTCCAGCACTTACCGTAACTGAAAAAGATACTAAATCAATGCCTTATGGATTTGCAGATACAAACTCTTCCATCGATAGAGCAGCAAAGCAAATCAAAGAGTTGATGCCAAAAATTTGTAAAGCAGCAGAATATGAAAATTCTATTTTTAGTCTTGCAAAAGCATTGGAAAAAACACAAAAATTGTTAAACGCACTTGAAAATGTCATTATTCCTCAATACAAAGATAATATTCGATTTATTCTCTCTACTCTTGAAGAGAGAGAACGAGAAGAATTCGCAAAGTTAAAAAAAGTGAAAGAAAAGATGGAAAGCACATAATGGCAAAAGAAGAAATTAAAAAATTACTTGAAAACTCAAAGAAGGAATTAGATGGAAATTATGATAATTTTGTAAAATCCATCCAAGACGATCTTTCATCATTCAAAAAGAAAACTTTAGATCGAATTTGAGCTTCACATCTCATCATGATTTAAATATGGATATCATGGAGCCTGATCGTAAATGAAATCTATCGTCATGTTACTTTTGGCAGCATCAGCAATTTCAATTCTAGGATCAACTGGAGTTGCATTTGCTCAAGAAGATGGTGCATCTAGTGGCGACTCTATGAAACTCTTAGGTGCTGGTTTAGCCTTTGGTATTGCAGCCGGTGGAGCAGGAATAGGTCTTGGTCAAGTAGGTGCAGCAGGTCTTGCAGTCATTAGTGAGAACCCAGCTTTACAGTCAAAGGTATTCATCTTCGTAGGTATGGTCGAATCAATCGCAATCTACGGTATAGTTATGATGTTTATCATCTTAGGACAATAGTCCAAACTACATCTTTTTCAAATTTTTAGATTTTTTCTTTAATTGTATTTTAGCTTAGTAACATCTAGAACTCTAGCACAATACCTACACTTGAGAACTCTCCCATCTTTGTTAATTACATCCATCACAGATTCAATGTATTCTGTACTGTTTGTAATGCAATCAGGATTTGAGCATCTAAAAATTCTATCAATCTCGTTTGGTAATGCTACCCTTCTCTTTTCAACTAACTTGTATTCTTTAATCATGTTAATTGTTGCTGTTGGGGCAATAACTGCTAACTTGTTAGTGTCATCATCTTTTAGAAACTTGTTTTCTACTTTGATGATATCTTTTTTCTTAAATTTTCCGCTTGGTACATTCAAGGCTATGGTGATTAAACTGCCATCTTTCCCATCAATTCTTAAAGCATTGAGAACCTGAAGACCTTTACCTTCATCTATATGGTCAATTACAGTACCTTCCTTAATTCGTCGAACCATAAGGTCGGACTGTTCCATCAGAATACTTTGTATAGTCACCTGTATATATTATTGAAAGAATGAACGAATTCTACCAAAAAGACATTATCTCAATTAAGGATTATACCAAAGATCAACTGGAAACTATCTTTACATCTACTGATAAAATAATGCAACTTAGCCTTTCAGAAAGAAGAGAAATTTGTAAAGGCAAAACTTTGGGCTATCTGTTCTATGAACCAAGCACTAGAACCCGTCTAAGTTTTGAATCTGCCATAGCCTCAATCGGTGGAAATTCTCTTGGAATCTCTGATATTACTTCATCATCAACTCAGAAAGGAGAGAGTCTTGCAGATACTGTTAGAATCATGTCAATTTATTCAGATGTTCTAGTATTGCGTCATCCTCTAGATGGTTCAAGTAGATTTGCAGCTGAAATTTCTGATAAACCAATAATTAATGCAGGTAGTGGAACCGAAGAACATCCCACTCAGGCAATTCAAGATTTGTTTACAATCAAAAAAGAAAAGAGAAAGATTGATGGTTTGAAAATTGGAATTGTGGGTGATCTAAAGTATGGACGAACTGTTTACTCTCTATTGCATGGTTTAGGAAATTATGATGTTGATGTTAGTCTTATTTCTCCTGAATCTCTAAGAATTAGATCTGACTCTACTTATGAAATAAAAAAGAAATTAGACTATACTGAAACTACTGACATTGAAGAACATCTAGATGATCTTGATGTTCTTTATGTTACAAGAATTCAAAAAGAAAGATTCCCTGATGAGGAAGAGTATCTCAAAGTAAAAGGAAGTTATGTTGTTGGATTAGACATGCTAAAAAGAATGAAAGATGATGCAATAATTTTACATCCATTACCTAGAATAGATGAAATTTCAGCTGATGTAGATAAAACAAAAAATGCTAAATACTTTGAACAAGCTGAATATGGAAAATACACTCGTTCTGCTTTGTTAGGTATGATTCTCAACGAGAACGGATTTTAATTTTTTAGAAAATCCGTATTCCATATATCTAGAGACATTTCAATATGACTAGTTGACTGAAACAAAAATTATTCCGATATTTCCATTAGACTTGGTATTATTCCCACGACAAGAGCTACCTCTTCGAATTTTTGAGCCTAGATACAAACAACTAGTTGATGATTGCATGATTGGTGATGGTCAATTTGGAGTATGCCTAATTGATGAAAGTAATTCCATCAATGGTTGGAATTCACCAAAATTAGTTGGGACAATTGCCAAAATCTCAAAATGTGAAGATGTGGAATTAGATGGATTACAACTACACATTGAAACCATTGGAAGAAATTCCTTTAAAATTAAAAGAATCATCCCACCATCTATTAAACAGCCTGAAAACTATGATCCTTTATCTGTAGAGGGACACCAGGAAATTTCTGAATTACATGAACAAATTGGAACAGAAGAAAAAATGTACATACAAGCTGAAGTTGAAATGATTCCAGAAATTGATGAAAGTATTTCTCTTGAGAAATGGGAATCTCTAGTTGAACTATGGAAAAAGAAAATTATCAAACAAGCTTTACCACAAGTTGTTGATTCACATTCATTGGATCATGTTTTAGAACAGTATTATCTTAACACTGACACTCCTACAATTGATTACATTTACTCATTATCTGCACTTGGTGCAAAGGATCCAAACGAACTTCAGCCTATTTTGGAGGCAACATCTATGGATGAATTAATTAAACGAATAGAAGAATTGTTAACAGTAAAATGATGTCATTGAAACACTCTGCAATTTTTGCAATCATAGGGTGTTTATTATTTCCTGCCAGTGCTTACGGACATGGATTTGGAATCGATACAATATCTTCTGTTGATGTACAGGGAAAAAAGATTTCAATTTCAGTAGAAATGCCTATGTATTTTGAAAATCAACAAGATCAAATTACAATTACAGTAACTGAAGACGAAACAAAAGAAACTGCAAAAAATGTCACTTTTCTGATTGGTCTATTTTATAAAGATGAAATGATCTTCAGAAACTATTTCTTTGCAGAAAATGGTATTTTGCCCATAACAGTTACACCTACTGAAGATCCAAAAATAATCATTCATGGTGAGCAAGATTCTTTGCTTGGAGCTTGGCATGGAACCGAATCTAATCCAATAGAGATTACTGGACCTCTGTTTAACTCAGGTGGGCTGTATAATTTTGAGATTGAAGTCAGAACAATTGATGAACCTACAAACATCATAGAAAATTCTGATGTTTATAATGCAGATTTGAGCCTAATTGAGACTGTATCTTTCATTCAAGAGGATTCTGAAAATAATGATGTAGAGTTTCGCTCAAAATCGTATTTTGACACAATTTCTAATTTTAAGTATAATCCTGATGTAAAAGAGGTTACTTTTGAAATGCCTTTTGACTGGAGTGAAAAACAAATGTCTCATGTTCCAGTTGTACATGTAGAAACACATTTTCCAAAAGATTTTGTAGAATTCTTATCTCCTAGTTACACTGGATATGTAAATGGAATTGAATTATTCAAATCATCTGTTGCAGTTGATGATTATTCAGAAGATCATGAAAGAGTAGTTCATCTTGTTTTACTGCAAGACCATTTACGATATATGAAAAATGAAATGAAAAAGTCTGAAGAACCTTTGCCAGAAAATATGTCATTTAGATTATCTGTTAGTGAGGATGCTGCATTTCCACTAGAAGCATATACAAAAAGTGAAGACTTTAAGGTAAACCTTGCATGGGATCCAATAGAAGTAGAGCCAAACATTGATACTAATTTTATTTTTACAATCAGAGATGGAAAAACAAATGAACCATTAAGAAGTTCTGATTATACATTTGTAATAATTCAAAATGGAAAAGAAATACATCGTGTTTCTGGAACCGCACAAATTGGAGGCGAATTTGAAAAATTTACATTCTCTGAAGATCAAACAGGTCCTACAGTAATCAAATTTGAAAATATTAGAAACACTGGACAAGAAACTGAATTTGCTCTAGTTGTGATTCCTGAATTTGGAAGTATTGCAATTTTTGTATTAGTAATTTCTATAATTAGTATAATTTTTGTAACAAGAAAAAATTCATTGGTAATCTAAAGGGCTACCAACTTTACGGTATCCATGTTTTTGTTTGTCTGAAAGTCTTTTGTCATTGTAGATACCTTTTCTGCATCTCCATCAATTAAGAACAGTTCCATGCATTTTTCTTTCTCTATTTTACTATGAAGATGTGTCGTAATCAGATCTTCAAAATTATGTGTTATTCCAGAAACAACATGATCAAATTCGTCATTATGTACCACCAAAAGAATTGCATGAATATTTCCCGATAGATCTGCTTTTTGTTTTTCTTCTGAAACAAATGCCCTGATTCCTGCTCTAATGGCCTCAGATCTTCCTGAAAATCCCATTGAAGATTGGAGCTTGTCTAATTCAGAGAGGATTTCATCATTTAATGAGATTGAAACTATTGGCATATGCCTAATGTTATTAATTATCTTATAAGTTTAGCAATTAATCTTATTAAGATTTTATAAATTTATTAATAATCTACATTGAACTGCTGCGTGAATACTCAAACCAAGATGGCAATTGTGGCAATAGTAATAGTGATTCCATTAGCATCTGTATTCGTTTATGGAACAAATGCTAGTCAACAATTTGCAAGTAATGATAATTCTAAACTTGTTGTAATCTCATCATTTAATCCTCTTCATGAGTTTTCACAAATAGTAGGTCAAGAGAAAATTGATGCCACATTATTGGTTCCTGTTGGTGTTGAACCTCATGATTGGGAACCGACAATCAAAGATGTGCAGCAAATGCAAAAATCTAATTTAATTGTAATTAATGGAATAGGTTTTGAAAATTGGGTTGATAATTTAATTGAAAATGAATATGCTGGAATCATCGTTGATACTAGCAAAGGAATATTGGTAACAAAATCAATAGTTGAGGAACATGGAGATGAGGAACACGATGTTCACCAACATCTAGAAGGAGATCCACATATTTGGCTAAACCCAGTGTTTGCAATTAAACAGGTTGAAAATATTGCATTAGCATTTTCTAATTCAGATCCTGAAAATAGGGAATTCTATATGACAAATGCTGTAAAATATAATAAAGAATTGCATGAACTTGATTCAAAAATTAGAGATGAATTATCTACATGTAATCAAGATTTCATTGCATTTCATGATGCTTTTTCATATTTTGCAGAAGAATATAATTTGAATCAGCATACTATCATCCAAACGACTAATTCTCACGGAGAAGTAACTGCACAAACACTAGAGAATGTAATTTCCAAAGCTAGAGAACTTAACATTAAAGTAATTTTTAGTGAAGAAACAGTTAACAGAAAAACTTCACAAATAATTGCAAATGAAATTGGAGGAAAAGTTTTGGTTCTCTCACCCCTTGAAACTGCATCTGATGATAATTATATTTCAAAAATGACTCAAAATCTTGAAAATCTCAAGGAGGCACTATGTTGAAAGTAGTAGAAATCAAAAACTTGACGGTTCACTACCCTGATGTAAAAGCACTTGATGATGTTAGCCTAGTTGTAAATCAAGGTGATTTTCTAGGCATAATTGGACCTAATGGTGCAGGAAAATCTACACTTTTTTCATCAATGCTAGGCCTAAATACAAAATACAAAGGCACAATCAAATTTTTTGATCAAGATATAAAAAAATCAAAAAATTATCTGAAAGAACTTGGATACGTACCACAAAAACCAATCTTTGAAAAAAATTTCCCAGTAACGGTAAACGATGTAGTCCGAATGGGATTAAGAAATGAATTAGATGAAAATAAAATTGATGAGATTTTACAACAACTATGGATACACGAATTACGCAATAGAAGAATTGGAGAGTTGTCTGGCGGTCAACAACAACGTGTTTTCATTGCAAAAGCTCTTGTAAATAATCCAAAAATTTTGATCCTGGATGAACCAGTTACTGGAATTGATCAACAAAGTATTGAATTGTTTTACAGTATTCTTCGTGAATTAAATTCCAAACAAAAAATTACTATTATTTGGTCCTCTCATGATTTAGATGCTGTAAATAAACTCGCAAATCATGTTGCATGTTTGAATAGAACTTTATTCTTTCATGGAGAGTCTGAAGAATTCTTTTCTGATGATGAATTAGTAAAACAATATTCTGAAGCTTCGATGCAGGAACACATGCATCATCATTAATCATGTCTTTTGAAATTCTCACTTTTAGTTTTATGCACAGAGCATTAATTTCTGGTATTGCAATAGCAATCCTTTGTTCTGTAGTTGGATTGTTCTTAGTTTTACGACGATATTCATTGTTTGGTGATGCAATTGCACATTCATCATTTGGTGGAATTGCATTAGGATTACTTGCAGGTGTTTATCCACTATGGACAGCATATGGAGTTTCTATTGCTAGTGCACTAATTATTACAAAAATCAAAGACCGATACAACATATCTGGAGATGCATCAATTGCAGTTTTATTGTCTTCAGGCATAGCAGTTGGGCTTGTAATTATTGGACTATCTGGAGGTTTTACAATAGATATCTTTAGTTTTCTATTCGGAAGTATTCTTCTTGTTAGTGTTGATGATACTGTTCTAATCTTAGCTTTGACCGGAATTATTCTAATTGTAATTTTAAGTCTCTATAGACAAATTCTATATTCTACATTTAACGAAGAGCAAGCTAAAGTTAGTGGAATTCCTGTAGAAAAAATAAATTATTTGATAGTGTTTATGGCCGGAATTACTGTCGTCACATCAATTCAATTAGTAGGTGTGTTGTTAATCTCTGCTCTGTTTGTAATTCCAAATGTAACTGCAATTATGTATGGAAAAGGATTCAAACAAACTGCAATAATATCGATGAGCTTTTCAATCTTTTCAGTTGTTTCAGGAATTTTAATTTCCTATATTTTTGATATTACTCCTGCAGGAACAATTGTTTTGATGGCAATAGGTCTGCTTGCAGGAACAATGGGAATAAAGTCTGCGGGATTGTTATCTAAGAATTAATCAAAGAATTTAATCTTCTTTTATCTTTGATGCTTTTGACATAAAATAACGAGGTTGCAATTATTCCTAAAGCAATTAGTGGCGATGCAATTTCTGTGTATTTGATTTCTACTTTCTTTGTTTCTTGAATTTGTGATACACTTACTGGAATTTCTGTTATCTTTACTGTTCCAATTTTATTTGATTGTTGTTCAACAAACCAAACATTGTCATTTTCATCTGAAGTCATAAATTGTACAAATGAAGTTTCAGTTGGAATTGGAATCTCTATCAAGTCATTATTATCAGGATCATAAGCTCCTAGATTGTCTACCGTATGTTGTGCAAACCAAATATTCCCATATCTGTCAAAAGTCATACCAAATGGTAGTGCTTCTTCATCAGGTACAGTTACTTTACTAAATGTCTCTAAAACTGGATTGAATTTAGTGATAGCCAAGCCTGTATGCTCTGCAATCCAGAGATTTCCGTCATCATCAAACATCAAAGCTTCTGGTCCCTGCAAAATTGTATCAGTAGAGATTTGAGTTAATTTGTTATTTTGTGGATCTATGAATCCTATTTTTCCAACTCCTGTTGCTGAATACCACACTTTTCCATCTTGATCAATTTCTAATGCAAATGGTAAAGATTGCTTGTCTGGTAGTACAATCTCTTCGAAAGTGTCTTTTTCTGGCTGATATTTTATAATCCTGTCTTTGTTAACTACTGTAATCCAAATATTGTCATCAAAGTCTGCTTTGATAAATAATGGTGTATTTTCTGAAATTACTGGATCTAGTTTTGGAAGAGTTTTGAGTGTGATTGCTTTAGTCTCAATATTGATATATCCAATTTGGTTTCTTGGTGTGTCAGTAAACCAAATGTTTCCTTTGTTATCTTTAGTTAGAAAAGTTGTAACTAAACCATCAAATGAATAGGAAGTAAATGTATTTGATTCAAGCGAAAATTCCCATAATCTGGGAGCAGAAGCATCACTAATCCATAAAGAATTTTTTCCATCATATACTGCATACAATGGTTTTGCATCTTCAGGAAGATCATATTCTATAATTTCTGTTTGAATATCTGACAGTCTGGGTTTTACAAGTAAATTCAACATTATTGATTCATTTGCATTCTCAGTTCTTTTAGCTTCTATCTCAATTAACCATTCTCCTGAGAAACCAAATGTTAGTTCTCCTTTGAATTGAATTGGATCTGAGAGATTTTTAACTGACATTGGAACCTCGATTGGAGAAATATTTTTTGATGGATTAGATATTTTTACATGAATTTCATCTGAATCATAAAGTTGAGTTCCTTCAAAATCACTTACTTTGACAAGAATAGTGTTTGTTCCACTAGTAAATGGTGAAATATCAATATCGAATTTTGCACTTTCTGAAAATTCAATTGTTTTGAATCCATAGACAATCTCTTGAGCATCAACTTTTTGGATTTCACCTGCAGGCAACGTTCCATTTGTCAGTAATGCTACAACTCCTAAAAGAATTATTCCTAATGCAGCATCAAACTTTAATGATTTTTTCAGTTTTTTGAACACCAAAATCTTTCCTGATGAAAAATTACTTTCTGCATTTTTTTGCACTCTTAACTGGAAATATCCTCCCAAGCCTACCATAATTACTGCAATTGCAATTTTGAGTATGATTAACTGGCCAAATACTGATTCAGTGATTAGTCCAACATCAGTTTCTAAGAACCACATTAATGTTGGTCCTGTAATAATTACAATTCCTACTGAGATGATAAATGCAATAGAAAATCTTGGAATCATTACCAAACTCATCTTTTCTCTGTTTACATCTTTTAGTTGTGAAAATGTTGGAAGTAATGTAAAAACAAAGTAAATTATTCCACCAATCCAAACTGCCGCAACCAAATTGTGAATATAGTCTAATGCCAATGCCCCAATTTGTTCACTTGCTGCACCATGCCCAATCAAACTAGAAGTTGAAATTAATAATAGAGACACAACAAGCATTGGAATTTGATTCTTCTTTGATAATACCTTCTTTCTATCCATGCCAAACCAAATTCCAAGTAATACTATTGTGAGAATCATTCTGGCAAGCCAAACTGTTCCAAAATACGTTTGAATTACATCAAGTGGTGAGGTTTCTAATCTTATAGTTTGAACTATGATCATCAAAATATCTGAAATGAATACCAGCATCAAACCAATACCTGTGATAGACATGAATTTTCCATGATGGAAAATTTCCACTTTATCTAATTCTTCTTTGATTAGCTGTTTGTTTTGTGTTCCCCAAATTATTAGGGATGCAATTACTGCTCCTAAAACAATAGTTTGACCAACAATACCAGGAAATCTTGCTCCAGCTTCAGGTAAAAAAACAATATCAGATTCAACTAATGGAGGATTGGTGTCTTGAATAATTACATCTCCTACTCCAAACAAAAATGCACTTGGAACCAAATGTCCATCTACTTTTGATAGAACTTTTACTGATGCGGTGTAAACTCCATCTTCTAATGGTGGAGTTGTTACAATGAGAGATGATTCCCCTTCATAGTAACTTGTATCCTTGTTATCAATTTGATTACCGCTGCTATCAAAAACTTTGATTTCACTAAAATTGATATCTACAGGTTCTGAAAAATATGCAACTACTTCTGATGTACCTACTGGTGCATTTGAATGCAGACTTGGAATAGTTTCTTCAGTAAAAGGATGGGCTGCTGCAAATGGAATTGAAATGAATGACAAAACTAGTAAAATTATTAGAAATTTTTGCATTTGTTCATAAGATCATTTATGACAATTTAAACAGTTTACCTTTTTCTAAAGTTGTACCAATTTACATAAAGATAATAACTGATGAATTGCCAATGATGGTCGTGAAGATAGCATTTTTTGGCTTTATTGCATTATTGTTTTCAGTTGGCATGATTGTGCCATCATTTGCTCATACTACTGTTGAGGTTGGACCTTATCAAGTAGAAGCAGGATGGGGAATCGAACCTCCAGTTGTAGGAATAAGAAATGATTTAGTTTTCACAATCACTGAGGCAGGAGAGACAGAAGGTACTCGTAAAGGAGTAACAAGTGTTTTCAAAAATACTGAAGCTACAGTAATGTTTGG contains:
- a CDS encoding CopD family protein, producing the protein MQKFLIILLVLSFISIPFAAAHPFTEETIPSLHSNAPVGTSEVVAYFSEPVDINFSEIKVFDSSGNQIDNKDTSYYEGESSLIVTTPPLEDGVYTASVKVLSKVDGHLVPSAFLFGVGDVIIQDTNPPLVESDIVFLPEAGARFPGIVGQTIVLGAVIASLIIWGTQNKQLIKEELDKVEIFHHGKFMSITGIGLMLVFISDILMIIVQTIRLETSPLDVIQTYFGTVWLARMILTIVLLGIWFGMDRKKVLSKKNQIPMLVVSLLLISTSSLIGHGAASEQIGALALDYIHNLVAAVWIGGIIYFVFTLLPTFSQLKDVNREKMSLVMIPRFSIAFIISVGIVIITGPTLMWFLETDVGLITESVFGQLIILKIAIAVIMVGLGGYFQLRVQKNAESNFSSGKILVFKKLKKSLKFDAALGIILLGVVALLTNGTLPAGEIQKVDAQEIVYGFKTIEFSESAKFDIDISPFTSGTNTILVKVSDFEGTQLYDSDEIHVKISNPSKNISPIEVPMSVKNLSDPIQFKGELTFGFSGEWLIEIEAKRTENANESIMLNLLVKPRLSDIQTEIIEYDLPEDAKPLYAVYDGKNSLWISDASAPRLWEFSLESNTFTSYSFDGLVTTFLTKDNKGNIWFTDTPRNQIGYINIETKAITLKTLPKLDPVISENTPLFIKADFDDNIWITVVNKDRIIKYQPEKDTFEEIVLPDKQSLPFALEIDQDGKVWYSATGVGKIGFIDPQNNKLTQISTDTILQGPEALMFDDDGNLWIAEHTGLAITKFNPVLETFSKVTVPDEEALPFGMTFDRYGNIWFAQHTVDNLGAYDPDNNDLIEIPIPTETSFVQFMTSDENDNVWFVEQQSNKIGTVKITEIPVSVSQIQETKKVEIKYTEIASPLIALGIIATSLFYVKSIKDKRRLNSLINS